The uncultured Celeribacter sp. genome includes the window TCGATGGGGTAAACCCCCTGTCCGCTGATTTTGCCGGTGATGGTGACACCGGCCCCCTTGCCTGCGGCGCGGGAGACCATGACCTGCGGGTCAGGAGTCTGTGCGGCCAGCTTTTCGGTGATGATCCGGCGGATGGTTTCGGGGCTGTTGCCAGAGGCTTTGATGCGACCGGCGTAGGGCACGAAGATGAAGCCGTTGCCGTCCACCTGCACCTCGGACAGTCGGGTGGCATTGCCGCCGCGTCCCGCCAGAAGGCCGTCATCGACGTTTTCCCAGATCGTCAGGGCCAGCACGTCGCCCGGGGCGATGGTGTCCGATCCCACGACGCCTGCGTTCAGGAAGGCGGAGGAAAATCCAAGATCCTGATTGATCGCGGTTGCCGCATTCACCCGATCATTGACCGTCACGACAAAGGCGTCTCCGCCTTTGAGGACGGAGCCGGAGTAGATTTCGCTTTTGTTGGGGCCGGATCGGGGCAGACCACATGCGCTCAGGCCTGCAACGGTGGCTGCAAGCGCGACCATGCGAAGGGTTCGCGACATCAGGAATTTCACGGTTCTGCTCTCCTCTGTCCCAGTTTTTTATTGGGATTTCGCACAATTATAGCGAAGTCTTCATCAGAAATCTATTGTCCAGAATGGTGCTGTTTTTTCCCGCGTCAGGTGTTGCGGACAGGCCGCGCTCTTATACAGTCTGTGGTTAACGGCTTTCGCGACGCAGGATATAGTGGTGCTTCCGGCGTCAAGCTGGGCGTCCTGTTCAGCGGATCAGCCGCAACTGCTGACGGGGTGCGGCCTTTCCGTTGAGTAAGGCGCTTTCGGGCGCCTCTGCGGCCAGCATCAGATCAATCACCATCCGCATCAGCTGCCGCCGGCCCCGTTTGGAATAAAAGCCCCCCGGGATTTGCGAGGTCTCCAGCAGGAACTGACGATAGTCGCGATAGGCCCGGGTGTCCGGACGGTCGGGGTGGGCGAAGAACTCGGCGAGCGGCTGGTGCGACACGAATTCGGGCTTGTCGTAGACCGCCTGCCCGAAGGCCTTGAGAGGGATGCCCATGGACAGGACCTGTTGTCCGGCAGTGGAGTTGACCGTCACCGCCGAGCGGGTGGAGTTGAGCAGGCGTTGCAGCTTGCCGCCGCGCACATAATGCACGCGTTCGGTCACCCCGTATTCGGCGGCAATGCGTCTGACTTCATGCATCAGGTTGCGCCTGTCGTTTTCCAGCGGGTGGGCCTTAAACACCAGATGGTGATGGCGCGGCGCCCCCTTGGCAAAGCCGTCGATCACATCTGCGATAAACTCCGGCATGGTCGCATAGGGCGAATGCACCTGAAAGCTGGTGTCATGTTCGAGCTGCAGAAGCGCGATATGAAAGGGGTAGCCGCTGGCCAGAATGCGCTTTGTGTGCAGCGTACGCGACAGCGAATGGATCGGCATCATCAGAAGCCGTTTGAAATACAGCTGAAACTCCCGACGCACCGGCAATTCGCGATGGCCTTTATAGTGCTGAAACGCGGAATTCCGGAACATCACGAACCAATGATAGAGCGCGCCGTAGAAAATATGCTGGCGCATGTCACCCCAGAGCGCCGGGGCGTCGACGCTGTCTGTGTCCAGTGGTTCCAGCGCCTTTTGCATCTCTGCGACGCTCAGATGCATGAGGGCGGAATTCCCGTTGGAGCCGTCACGTTCATACGTGACCCAATAGGGGCGCAGGTAACCTTCTTCAAACACATGGATGGTCAGCCCCAGAGCGCGGGCCCGGGCAATGGCCATGGCGTGGACCGGGCGCGTGTCGCCGTAAAGAACGATGTCGGTCACACCCTTTTCGCGCACAATCTCGCCAAAGCGCTCGGGCCAGACATCCGCTGTTCCGGTGTAAGGCAGAAACGACGCGGGGTCTTGCCAGAATGCCCGGTCCCCGGCATTGAAGCCGATCCGCCAGGCAGTGGCGCCCGCGGCTCGCAGCATCTTGAAGAGTGACCAGAAAAACGGACCATGCGGGCCCTGCAGCATCAGGAATACGCGATCCGTGACGGACGTTTCCGAGGATGTGTTACGGGAGGTGCTCAAGGGCGGTTGTCCTGCTGTTCCATGCTCATATCTGTGCGTCAGATGGCTGAACGCGTGGGTGTCTGCGACGTTCAAAGAACGGTTGTGCCGCGGCAAACCGCCCCTTGTTCAGATCAAACCGCCTCACTGTGTCGAAAATCAGCCCGATCTGCGGCGTTTTCGCTGCCATGTTATGAGGCATTCGCGGCTTTGCACAGCCTCATTTGATCAGCTGTCGCTTGCAGAGCGAGGCGCGCAGGGCTACCCCTGAGGCAAGACAACAGATTGGCGCATGGAGGCGGCATGTTCACAGGGATCATCACCGACGTCGGAAAAGTTCTGGAATTGGAGCAACGCGGGGATTTGCGCGCGCGCATTGGCTGCTCCTATGATGTGAATGAGATCGAAATCGGCGCCTCGATTGCCTGCAACGGGGTATGCCTGACCGTGGTCGCGCTGGGAGAGACGCCGCAGAACTGGTTCGATGTGGAGATCAGTGCGGAAACGGTCTCCAAAACCAACCTCGCCGATTGGGCGGTGGGCACGCCGAT containing:
- a CDS encoding capsular biosynthesis protein, producing the protein MLQGPHGPFFWSLFKMLRAAGATAWRIGFNAGDRAFWQDPASFLPYTGTADVWPERFGEIVREKGVTDIVLYGDTRPVHAMAIARARALGLTIHVFEEGYLRPYWVTYERDGSNGNSALMHLSVAEMQKALEPLDTDSVDAPALWGDMRQHIFYGALYHWFVMFRNSAFQHYKGHRELPVRREFQLYFKRLLMMPIHSLSRTLHTKRILASGYPFHIALLQLEHDTSFQVHSPYATMPEFIADVIDGFAKGAPRHHHLVFKAHPLENDRRNLMHEVRRIAAEYGVTERVHYVRGGKLQRLLNSTRSAVTVNSTAGQQVLSMGIPLKAFGQAVYDKPEFVSHQPLAEFFAHPDRPDTRAYRDYRQFLLETSQIPGGFYSKRGRRQLMRMVIDLMLAAEAPESALLNGKAAPRQQLRLIR